In a genomic window of Maricaulis maris MCS10:
- a CDS encoding Mrp/NBP35 family ATP-binding protein has translation MDDRLRDALKSIKEQQSGRDLIDAGRIEAAGQAGDTVTVIVTPPVAGSPDLDRLQPQIEAALSALEGVSRVRVVMTAHRDSRADKPAPKQPPAPKKAAPKPAKRIIAVASGKGGVGKSTIAANLAVALAREGLKVGLLDADIYGPSVPRLFGLTDVPGLRKTDAGVQPVEAHGVKLISMGFVVKPGAAVVWRGPMVQGAIRQFMLETEWGEPDVLIIDMPPGTGDAQLAIAQDLPVDGAVIVSTPQDLALDDARKAMSLFEQTHVPLLGMIENMSVFLCPHCGESSHIFGEGGVRAEAERAGLTYLGDIPLHPELRSRSDAGEPAALDDGPVGKAFRKAALAALEAADMAGKPAPMITVS, from the coding sequence ATGGACGACAGGCTGCGCGACGCCCTCAAATCGATCAAGGAACAGCAATCGGGTCGCGATTTGATCGATGCCGGACGGATCGAGGCTGCCGGTCAGGCTGGCGATACCGTGACGGTCATTGTCACGCCACCGGTGGCCGGCTCCCCGGACCTTGACCGCCTGCAGCCGCAAATCGAGGCCGCCCTTTCCGCGCTAGAGGGCGTCAGTCGCGTACGCGTCGTCATGACCGCCCACCGCGATTCCAGGGCGGACAAACCCGCACCGAAACAGCCCCCCGCCCCCAAGAAAGCCGCTCCCAAGCCGGCCAAACGGATCATCGCCGTCGCTTCTGGCAAGGGCGGCGTGGGCAAGTCCACCATTGCCGCCAATCTCGCCGTCGCGCTGGCCCGCGAGGGCCTGAAGGTCGGCCTGCTTGACGCCGACATCTACGGGCCGTCCGTGCCCCGCCTGTTCGGACTGACCGACGTGCCAGGCCTGCGCAAGACCGATGCCGGCGTCCAGCCGGTCGAGGCGCACGGGGTGAAACTCATCTCGATGGGCTTCGTCGTGAAGCCGGGCGCTGCCGTCGTCTGGCGCGGCCCGATGGTGCAAGGCGCGATCCGTCAGTTCATGCTGGAAACAGAATGGGGCGAGCCCGACGTCCTCATCATCGACATGCCGCCCGGTACCGGCGACGCCCAGCTGGCGATTGCCCAGGACCTGCCGGTCGACGGCGCCGTTATCGTCTCGACCCCGCAGGACCTGGCGCTGGATGATGCCCGCAAGGCGATGAGCCTGTTCGAGCAGACCCATGTGCCGCTTTTGGGCATGATCGAAAACATGAGCGTCTTCCTGTGCCCGCATTGCGGCGAAAGCAGTCACATCTTCGGTGAAGGGGGCGTGCGCGCCGAGGCCGAACGGGCCGGTCTGACCTATCTCGGCGACATCCCGCTCCATCCGGAATTGCGATCACGCTCCGATGCCGGCGAACCGGCGGCCCTGGACGACGGCCCGGTCGGCAAGGCCTTCCGCAAGGCCGCGCTGGCAGCACTGGAAGCGGCGGACATGGCGGGCAAGCCGGCGCCGATGATCACGGTCAGCTAG
- a CDS encoding ABC transporter ATP-binding protein produces MTRINVDQLSYRPGATELFSKLSLTLDGPGLVALVGPNGAGKSSLLRLLAGLATPDAGDVRLEGRSLASMEDAARARTLAYLPPDGRASWPLTVHRLVALGRIPHLKPLRKLGADDDSAINAALARTATGHLADRRFDTLSSGEKARVLLARALSVGAGTLLLDEPMAALDVRHQLAVMGILAAEARSGTLVVVSLHALDLAARHADRVIVLDAGRVVADGTPERALEPSVLAGTFGVEAPDGLTRGGLRLPS; encoded by the coding sequence ATGACCCGCATCAATGTCGACCAGCTCAGCTACCGGCCCGGAGCAACCGAGCTGTTCTCCAAACTGTCACTGACCCTGGACGGGCCGGGCCTTGTAGCACTGGTGGGGCCGAATGGTGCCGGCAAGTCCAGCCTGCTCCGATTGCTCGCCGGACTGGCCACACCGGACGCCGGCGACGTCCGGCTCGAAGGCCGTTCGCTGGCAAGCATGGAGGATGCCGCGCGGGCGCGGACACTGGCCTATTTGCCGCCGGATGGGCGCGCCAGCTGGCCCCTGACCGTCCACCGTCTGGTCGCCTTGGGGCGAATTCCGCATCTCAAACCCCTGCGCAAGCTGGGAGCGGACGATGACAGTGCGATCAATGCCGCGTTGGCGCGGACCGCCACCGGGCATCTTGCTGACCGCCGCTTTGATACATTGTCGTCTGGCGAGAAGGCCCGGGTCCTGTTGGCTCGGGCACTGTCGGTCGGAGCCGGGACTCTCCTGCTCGACGAGCCCATGGCGGCGCTCGATGTGCGGCACCAGCTGGCGGTGATGGGCATTCTGGCCGCGGAGGCGCGCAGCGGGACGCTGGTCGTGGTGTCCTTGCACGCGCTCGACCTGGCCGCGCGCCATGCCGACCGAGTGATCGTGCTCGATGCCGGGCGGGTTGTGGCCGATGGCACGCCCGAGCGTGCACTGGAACCTTCCGTTCTGGCCGGGACATTCGGTGTCGAAGCGCCCGACGGGCTGACCCGTGGCGGCTTGCGCCTGCCTAGCTGA
- a CDS encoding FecCD family ABC transporter permease, which produces MSHLRLNLVLLAGLLLCGSASVFSGSGGAGLSDLLAGDDGLAGLVLWELRLPRVLLGALVGAGLGASGAVLQGFLRNPLADPGVIGVSASAGLGAVIALYFGLSAAFALALPLAGVIGAAAGVAALFAIAGRDASATTLILAGIAVNATAGAFTALLMNLAPNPWALAEIAYWLMGSLNDASWTEVGFAAPVILPGLIILAPLARGLDALGLGEDTARSLGISLGRMRLAVVCGTALAVGGGVAVAGAIGFVGLVVPHLLRPLVRHQPGALILPSALGGALLIVLADLATRLLSGPGIPLYLGVLTALIGAPFFLWLVRQTQKVAP; this is translated from the coding sequence GTGAGCCATTTGCGACTGAACCTTGTCCTGCTCGCCGGCCTGCTGCTTTGCGGGTCTGCGAGCGTATTCTCGGGCAGTGGCGGGGCCGGCCTGTCGGATCTGCTCGCCGGGGATGATGGCCTGGCAGGTCTGGTGCTGTGGGAGTTGCGCCTGCCCCGGGTCCTGCTCGGCGCTCTGGTCGGCGCGGGCCTGGGCGCGTCCGGCGCGGTCCTGCAGGGCTTTTTGCGCAACCCGCTGGCGGATCCTGGCGTGATCGGCGTCTCGGCGAGTGCCGGTCTGGGCGCGGTGATTGCCCTTTATTTCGGTCTTTCGGCTGCCTTCGCCCTGGCCCTTCCGCTGGCGGGTGTGATTGGAGCGGCCGCGGGTGTCGCTGCCCTGTTCGCGATTGCCGGTCGCGATGCCAGTGCCACCACGCTTATCCTGGCCGGCATTGCCGTGAATGCAACGGCGGGCGCCTTCACCGCGTTGTTGATGAATCTTGCGCCCAATCCCTGGGCGCTGGCCGAGATCGCCTATTGGCTGATGGGGTCGCTCAATGATGCCAGCTGGACCGAGGTCGGCTTTGCGGCACCGGTCATTCTTCCGGGCCTGATCATATTGGCACCGCTGGCGCGCGGTCTCGATGCGCTGGGGCTGGGTGAGGATACCGCCCGGTCGCTGGGAATATCGCTGGGGCGCATGCGGCTGGCGGTTGTCTGCGGCACCGCGCTGGCGGTCGGCGGTGGTGTCGCCGTAGCGGGAGCAATCGGGTTTGTGGGACTGGTTGTGCCGCACCTTCTGCGACCTCTGGTCCGGCATCAGCCCGGCGCCCTCATCCTGCCCTCGGCACTGGGTGGCGCGTTGCTGATCGTGCTGGCAGACCTCGCCACCCGCCTGCTTTCCGGGCCCGGCATCCCGCTCTATCTCGGCGTGTTGACGGCACTGATCGGTGCGCCCTTCTTCCTTTGGCTGGTTCGTCAAACCCAGAAGGTGGCGCCATGA
- a CDS encoding ABC transporter substrate-binding protein: protein MSSAITRRAAGFISACVSATASLAFAGIAQAQEAAPENGVASASLCADAYVLALVDDDTITALSWQVDQPVSSAPPWSRSRPKAWPDAARILALSPALSVFGSGEGGRTARLLDRAGYRTFELAWADDFDGVRDNLRALAAAVQTDHRVDEVIADLDQRLAALAGRTAARSRAPRIAYLSVSGGSAGDGSYVDAAITAAGGINAVAEQGASGWTRSDPEFALRLDVDIVLTSFFIDGYASTFNRASRHRVYRHLLEHPARADIPAGLWPCAGPRLIDAAEIIADAIDTWERSQ, encoded by the coding sequence ATGTCTTCGGCTATCACACGCCGGGCCGCGGGCTTTATTTCGGCCTGCGTCTCAGCCACGGCTAGTCTGGCGTTTGCCGGGATTGCGCAGGCTCAGGAGGCGGCACCGGAAAACGGTGTCGCCTCGGCCTCCCTGTGCGCCGATGCCTATGTTCTCGCGCTCGTTGATGACGACACGATCACGGCGCTTTCCTGGCAGGTCGACCAACCGGTCTCGTCAGCGCCGCCTTGGTCGAGATCGCGTCCCAAGGCCTGGCCTGATGCAGCTCGCATCCTCGCCCTGTCGCCGGCGCTCTCCGTGTTCGGATCGGGTGAGGGAGGCCGCACGGCGCGATTGCTGGATCGGGCAGGCTATCGGACATTCGAGCTCGCCTGGGCGGATGATTTCGACGGTGTGCGGGACAATCTGCGTGCCCTGGCAGCGGCGGTGCAAACCGATCATCGGGTCGACGAGGTTATCGCGGATCTTGATCAGCGTCTGGCCGCCTTGGCCGGGCGCACCGCGGCGCGTTCGCGGGCACCGCGGATCGCCTATCTCAGCGTATCCGGCGGATCGGCCGGCGACGGGAGCTATGTCGATGCGGCCATCACGGCTGCGGGCGGGATCAATGCCGTCGCGGAGCAAGGGGCGTCGGGCTGGACGAGGTCGGACCCGGAATTCGCGCTGCGGCTGGATGTCGATATCGTGCTGACAAGCTTCTTCATCGATGGCTATGCGAGCACCTTCAACCGGGCCAGTCGGCATCGTGTCTACCGGCACCTGCTGGAGCACCCGGCGCGGGCCGATATTCCGGCCGGCCTGTGGCCGTGCGCCGGTCCACGCCTGATCGACGCGGCGGAGATCATCGCCGATGCCATCGACACCTGGGAGCGCAGTCAGTGA
- a CDS encoding TonB-dependent receptor plug domain-containing protein — MRIKTWHQLCLATTCLAFSSPLHAQTDSDEDVVYVTAARIALPAEQVTSSITLLDADMLEARGASFAADALRAVPGLAVSRSGAPGALTQIRARGSEANHVLVLIDGVEASNPFTGEADFSHYVFDDLASIEVARGEQSALWGADAIGGVIRLNSVRPEAGVSAGARVEAGSFGTQRATLRAGVSSDDHWVSASVSNYRSDGIDVSGLGAEQDGYENTSLAVSGGLPITPELRLEASARRIESRNDYDSDTDYDGRLDNADLSADGDTVLARVALLGEHQWQALRLDHEAAVQLTDDTSQTFSAGNRTARSLGQRLQAHYEITGHWEMGAVQHRLTGLIEHDRDRLKSDAGPGAGANQSRELSTDALALDYGLSRGAFDLTLSVRREAHSLFDDSTTWRLGAGWDVEAVGGRLRGNVGEAVKNPGVYELFGFFPDFFVGNPALTPERSLGWEMAWDQNLLDGAALVSVSYFESELEDEIYTDFSVFPATALNATTQSTRRGVEVFGHWEIDPDWSLLGSLTVLESEENGAAEIRRPERLASLTLAWTPVDGPFSASATLDHTGDQTDTDFGTFQPVTLDAYTLLGGQVGWDVRPGIEVYARGDNLLDEEYQDVFGYHTPGRGLYFGLRLSHG; from the coding sequence ATGCGTATCAAAACCTGGCACCAGCTTTGTCTGGCGACCACCTGTCTTGCTTTTTCATCTCCGCTTCATGCCCAAACAGACAGCGACGAGGACGTCGTTTATGTGACGGCGGCGCGGATTGCCCTCCCGGCCGAACAGGTCACTTCGAGCATCACGCTTCTGGATGCCGACATGCTGGAGGCCCGAGGCGCCAGCTTTGCGGCCGACGCGCTGCGCGCCGTACCCGGCCTGGCGGTGTCCCGCTCGGGTGCGCCCGGCGCCCTGACCCAGATCCGGGCCCGCGGCTCGGAAGCCAACCATGTGCTGGTGCTGATCGATGGGGTCGAGGCCTCCAACCCGTTCACCGGAGAAGCGGACTTTTCCCACTATGTGTTTGACGATCTCGCCTCGATCGAGGTCGCGCGGGGCGAGCAATCGGCGCTTTGGGGGGCTGATGCGATCGGAGGTGTGATCCGGCTCAATTCGGTCAGGCCCGAGGCCGGTGTCAGTGCCGGCGCCCGTGTCGAGGCAGGCAGTTTCGGTACGCAGCGTGCCACCTTGCGCGCCGGCGTCTCGTCGGATGATCACTGGGTGTCTGCCAGCGTCAGCAACTATCGCAGCGACGGCATTGATGTCTCCGGTCTTGGCGCTGAACAGGACGGGTATGAAAACACCTCGCTGGCGGTCTCCGGCGGCCTGCCGATCACGCCCGAGCTGCGCCTTGAAGCATCGGCCCGGCGGATCGAAAGCCGCAACGATTATGACAGCGATACGGATTATGACGGGCGGCTCGACAATGCAGATCTGAGCGCGGACGGTGACACGGTCCTCGCCCGCGTAGCGCTGCTGGGTGAGCATCAGTGGCAGGCCCTGCGCCTTGATCATGAAGCCGCTGTGCAGCTGACCGATGACACGTCGCAGACATTCTCCGCTGGAAACCGCACCGCGCGGTCGCTCGGGCAAAGGCTGCAGGCGCACTACGAGATCACCGGGCACTGGGAGATGGGGGCTGTCCAGCATCGCCTGACCGGGCTGATCGAGCATGATCGGGACCGGCTCAAGTCTGATGCCGGTCCGGGGGCGGGGGCCAACCAGTCCCGCGAGCTGTCCACGGATGCGCTGGCCCTCGACTACGGCCTGTCCCGCGGGGCTTTTGACCTGACTCTTTCGGTCCGCCGGGAAGCCCACAGCCTGTTTGATGATTCCACAACGTGGCGCCTTGGTGCCGGCTGGGATGTCGAAGCTGTTGGCGGCCGTCTGCGCGGCAATGTCGGCGAGGCCGTCAAGAATCCCGGTGTCTATGAGCTGTTCGGCTTTTTTCCGGACTTTTTCGTCGGCAATCCGGCTCTGACGCCGGAGCGCTCGCTCGGTTGGGAAATGGCCTGGGACCAAAACCTGCTGGATGGCGCGGCCCTGGTCTCGGTCAGCTATTTCGAGTCTGAACTGGAAGACGAAATCTACACGGATTTTTCGGTCTTTCCGGCGACCGCGCTCAATGCGACGACGCAATCCACCCGCCGGGGTGTGGAGGTGTTCGGCCATTGGGAGATTGACCCGGACTGGTCGCTGCTTGGATCACTGACCGTCCTTGAGAGTGAGGAAAACGGTGCCGCCGAGATTCGCCGTCCGGAGCGATTGGCGTCCTTGACACTGGCCTGGACCCCGGTCGACGGACCCTTCTCGGCCTCCGCCACGCTCGACCACACCGGTGACCAGACCGATACGGATTTCGGGACTTTCCAGCCGGTGACGCTGGACGCCTATACACTGCTCGGTGGCCAGGTCGGCTGGGATGTCCGGCCCGGTATCGAGGTTTATGCGCGCGGGGATAACCTGCTCGACGAGGAGTATCAGGATGTCTTCGGCTATCACACGCCGGGCCGCGGGCTTTATTTCGGCCTGCGTCTCAGCCACGGCTAG
- a CDS encoding WecB/TagA/CpsF family glycosyltransferase, with amino-acid sequence MVLATGEGFVDRRSGSRHVWFLNSAFDRIGMDVAMRRITERPATSPFAFVVTPNVDHLVRLETDTVLATLYAQAWLTVCDSRVLELIGRISGEAIDVTPGSDLTERLFDTAIDPDQPLTVIGGTKAVIDAVTARYNLTDVRWHEPPMGLRDNREAVEACARFVAENPSRFTLFCVGSPQQEMIAEACLDRGDCTGVGLCVGASLDFLAGTARRAPGWVQKLRLEWLHRLVQEPSRMWRRYLVEGPKILLLWQRWRKTRRSMRKLEMTLGSPERVKERNLHIRIRNLERQLADRD; translated from the coding sequence ATGGTCCTGGCTACGGGTGAAGGTTTTGTCGATCGGCGTTCCGGTTCGCGACATGTGTGGTTCCTGAATTCTGCTTTCGACAGGATCGGCATGGATGTCGCCATGCGCCGGATCACCGAGCGCCCGGCCACAAGCCCGTTTGCCTTTGTCGTCACACCCAATGTCGACCATCTGGTGCGTCTGGAAACCGATACGGTCCTGGCGACGCTCTACGCCCAGGCCTGGCTGACGGTTTGTGACAGCCGGGTCCTGGAGCTGATTGGTCGTATTTCCGGGGAAGCCATCGACGTCACGCCGGGCTCGGATCTCACTGAGCGTCTGTTCGACACGGCCATCGATCCTGACCAACCCCTGACTGTTATCGGTGGCACCAAAGCCGTCATCGATGCCGTGACAGCACGTTACAATCTGACCGATGTGCGTTGGCATGAACCGCCCATGGGGTTACGCGACAACCGCGAGGCGGTTGAAGCCTGTGCCCGTTTTGTTGCCGAAAACCCGTCGCGCTTCACGCTGTTCTGTGTTGGCTCGCCGCAGCAGGAAATGATCGCGGAAGCCTGCCTCGACCGTGGCGATTGTACCGGTGTCGGCCTGTGCGTCGGAGCGTCTCTGGATTTCCTGGCCGGAACGGCGCGGCGAGCTCCGGGCTGGGTGCAGAAACTGCGTCTGGAATGGTTGCACCGTCTGGTCCAGGAGCCGTCCCGCATGTGGCGTCGCTATCTGGTCGAGGGACCGAAAATCCTGCTGTTGTGGCAGCGCTGGCGCAAGACTCGCCGTTCCATGCGCAAGCTGGAAATGACGTTGGGATCACCGGAACGGGTCAAGGAGCGCAATCTCCATATTCGCATCCGCAATCTGGAACGTCAGCTCGCCGACCGCGACTGA
- the mnmD gene encoding tRNA (5-methylaminomethyl-2-thiouridine)(34)-methyltransferase MnmD, protein MTPDGLYCDPAELDWSQPSGPRARAYGDVYFSAEDGLEEARAVFLRGCGLPEAWTGRRHYVVGELGFGTGLNALALWQLWRQTRPTDGWLDFVTVEKHPLDRDAAARAFAAWPELSDLASRLLTQWPSRLRGPQRLVFPEDGFAITIFQDEVEAALSQMTRPVDAWFLDGFAPDRNAAMWSQAVFNRLGELSVPGTRVGTFTVAGFVRRGLAEAGFDVAKRPGFGRKRERLEAVWPGEAVDGSLANVDGPVAVLGAGIAGASLVHALRRRGIETVLIDAHGVASGASGAPAGLLTPRLEKADRPHVRATLAAFDFARRLYDGRPGFHAEPVRRLPKDEREAERFAILADWMPDHLDWTGEALVMPGAGRFEPARLVADLVADAQCHRARIGRVEPLGSGIGLYDDAGECRFEVAHLVIAAGAGARRFYPDLQPSAGQLAVFDGAPPDMPTAWGNYACAAPGGVLVGATHDRGDQVGPEDVAEAGFRASVAERMPGLALGPVQGRWQGVRAATPDRLPVAGRLSERVSILAGLGSRGFAHAPLLAEDLASELMGGVPALAQTGREAMAPGRFAERRSRRAGQGAAG, encoded by the coding sequence ATGACCCCGGACGGGCTTTATTGCGATCCGGCCGAACTCGACTGGTCGCAACCGAGCGGCCCGCGTGCCAGAGCCTATGGGGATGTTTATTTCTCGGCCGAGGACGGGCTGGAGGAGGCGCGCGCGGTTTTCCTGCGCGGTTGCGGGCTGCCTGAGGCCTGGACCGGACGCCGCCATTATGTTGTTGGCGAGTTGGGGTTCGGCACCGGGCTCAACGCTCTGGCCCTTTGGCAGCTCTGGCGCCAGACGCGCCCGACCGATGGTTGGCTCGACTTCGTCACAGTGGAAAAGCATCCGCTTGATCGGGATGCCGCGGCCCGGGCCTTCGCCGCCTGGCCCGAACTGTCAGACCTCGCCTCGCGCCTGCTGACGCAATGGCCGAGCCGATTGCGTGGGCCGCAAAGGCTGGTCTTTCCCGAGGACGGCTTCGCTATCACCATCTTCCAGGACGAGGTCGAGGCGGCGCTGTCGCAAATGACCCGTCCGGTTGATGCCTGGTTCCTCGACGGGTTCGCACCCGACCGGAATGCGGCGATGTGGTCGCAGGCAGTTTTCAACCGGCTCGGCGAGCTGTCGGTGCCCGGTACTCGGGTCGGGACGTTCACCGTTGCCGGCTTCGTTCGGCGCGGACTGGCGGAAGCCGGCTTTGACGTCGCCAAACGCCCCGGCTTCGGCCGCAAGCGCGAGCGACTGGAGGCGGTCTGGCCGGGCGAGGCGGTGGATGGAAGTCTGGCCAATGTGGATGGACCCGTGGCGGTTCTTGGCGCGGGGATTGCGGGCGCGAGCCTTGTTCATGCCCTGCGCCGTCGCGGCATCGAGACTGTGCTGATTGACGCCCATGGAGTTGCCAGTGGTGCGTCCGGTGCGCCCGCCGGCTTGCTGACGCCGCGTCTCGAAAAGGCAGACCGGCCGCATGTCCGGGCGACGCTGGCCGCCTTTGATTTCGCCCGCCGCCTGTATGACGGGCGGCCGGGCTTTCATGCCGAGCCGGTCCGCCGCCTGCCCAAGGATGAGCGCGAAGCCGAACGTTTCGCGATTCTCGCCGACTGGATGCCGGATCATCTCGACTGGACCGGCGAGGCACTGGTCATGCCCGGCGCGGGACGCTTCGAGCCGGCGAGGCTGGTCGCTGATCTTGTCGCAGATGCGCAGTGTCACCGCGCTCGGATAGGCCGGGTCGAGCCGCTTGGGAGCGGTATCGGACTGTATGACGACGCGGGGGAGTGCCGGTTCGAGGTTGCCCATCTGGTGATCGCAGCCGGTGCCGGTGCGCGGCGATTCTATCCCGATCTCCAGCCCAGTGCCGGACAACTGGCCGTGTTTGACGGTGCCCCACCGGACATGCCGACAGCCTGGGGGAATTATGCCTGCGCGGCGCCGGGCGGTGTGCTCGTCGGCGCGACCCACGACCGCGGCGACCAGGTGGGGCCGGAAGACGTGGCGGAAGCCGGTTTTCGCGCCTCGGTCGCCGAGCGCATGCCGGGTCTGGCTTTGGGTCCGGTTCAGGGGCGTTGGCAGGGCGTGCGGGCTGCCACGCCGGACCGGCTGCCGGTCGCAGGTAGATTGAGTGAACGTGTCTCGATACTGGCCGGCCTGGGTTCACGCGGCTTTGCGCACGCCCCCTTGCTGGCCGAGGACCTGGCCAGTGAGCTTATGGGCGGGGTTCCGGCATTGGCCCAAACTGGTCGCGAGGCCATGGCTCCCGGTCGATTCGCAGAACGCCGGTCACGGCGCGCCGGTCAGGGCGCTGCCGGATAG
- a CDS encoding RBBP9/YdeN family alpha/beta hydrolase — MKIKDSEILIVPGLGNASPFHWQSRWADKMSTARRVEQDDWDRPERDAWTARLIEEVQRAEKPVILVAHSVGVLTVAHAAPDMVGKVAGAFLVGASDWERPELKEKFGVHGFDPVPRKPLGFPALVLASSNDPTCDLDKAEGWARDWDVRFGNAGEAGHFEAESGHGPWPEGLMAFAKFTQSLQPPAA, encoded by the coding sequence ATGAAAATCAAGGACAGCGAAATTCTGATCGTGCCGGGGCTGGGCAATGCCTCGCCCTTTCACTGGCAGAGCCGTTGGGCGGACAAGATGTCTACGGCCCGTCGTGTCGAACAGGATGACTGGGACCGTCCCGAGCGTGATGCCTGGACAGCACGGCTGATCGAAGAGGTCCAGCGCGCCGAAAAACCGGTCATTCTGGTCGCCCATTCGGTGGGTGTCCTTACCGTCGCCCATGCCGCCCCGGACATGGTCGGCAAGGTGGCGGGCGCCTTTCTGGTCGGCGCGTCCGATTGGGAACGGCCGGAGCTCAAGGAGAAGTTTGGCGTTCACGGGTTCGATCCGGTGCCGCGCAAGCCGCTCGGCTTTCCGGCCTTGGTGCTGGCAAGTTCCAACGACCCGACCTGCGATCTCGACAAGGCGGAAGGCTGGGCCCGCGACTGGGATGTCCGCTTTGGCAATGCCGGCGAGGCCGGGCATTTCGAGGCCGAAAGCGGTCATGGTCCCTGGCCGGAAGGCCTGATGGCCTTCGCCAAATTCACCCAGTCCCTGCAACCTCCCGCGGCATGA
- the motA gene encoding flagellar motor stator protein MotA yields MFQIIGIVVVFVMVFGGFSLAGGHFDVIMKALPFEMMMIGGAAVGAFLIGNKPKTVFKTLGDLSKVFTGPKWKGQDYTDLLSLLFLLTKTMKTKGVIALESHIENPTESTIFTRFPRIMKDHFAVDFICDTLRMMTMNLEDPHQVEDAMEKQLEKHHHEAADPAHAMQTMADGLPALGIVAAVLGVIKTMGAIESPPAVLGGYIGGALVGTFLGVFIAYGFVGPFAAYMQAVYDEEHSFYKIIQDVLVAHLHGNAAQISVEIGRGGVPSKMQPSFSELETALDAIPAEAA; encoded by the coding sequence ATGTTTCAGATTATCGGCATAGTCGTCGTTTTCGTGATGGTGTTTGGCGGCTTTTCGCTCGCTGGCGGCCATTTCGACGTGATCATGAAGGCCTTGCCCTTCGAAATGATGATGATCGGCGGCGCCGCCGTCGGCGCTTTCCTGATCGGCAACAAGCCTAAAACGGTGTTCAAGACGCTGGGGGACCTCTCCAAGGTCTTCACCGGTCCCAAATGGAAGGGGCAGGACTATACCGACCTGTTGTCCTTGTTGTTTTTGCTAACGAAAACAATGAAGACCAAAGGGGTGATTGCGCTGGAAAGCCATATCGAAAACCCCACTGAAAGCACCATCTTCACCCGCTTCCCGCGCATCATGAAGGACCATTTCGCGGTCGACTTCATCTGCGACACGCTGCGTATGATGACGATGAACCTGGAAGATCCGCACCAGGTCGAGGACGCGATGGAAAAACAGCTGGAAAAGCACCATCACGAAGCCGCCGACCCGGCCCACGCCATGCAGACCATGGCCGATGGCCTGCCGGCCCTGGGTATCGTCGCGGCCGTGCTCGGCGTCATCAAGACCATGGGTGCGATCGAGAGCCCGCCGGCCGTGCTGGGTGGCTATATCGGTGGCGCGCTGGTCGGGACCTTCCTCGGCGTGTTCATCGCCTACGGTTTTGTCGGCCCCTTTGCTGCCTACATGCAGGCCGTCTATGACGAGGAGCATTCCTTCTACAAGATCATCCAGGATGTGCTCGTCGCACACCTGCACGGCAATGCCGCCCAGATCTCGGTCGAGATCGGTCGCGGTGGTGTTCCCTCCAAGATGCAGCCCAGCTTCTCGGAGCTGGAGACCGCACTGGACGCAATTCCCGCCGAAGCGGCCTGA